The Carassius gibelio isolate Cgi1373 ecotype wild population from Czech Republic chromosome A24, carGib1.2-hapl.c, whole genome shotgun sequence genome window below encodes:
- the LOC127946282 gene encoding uncharacterized protein LOC127946282 isoform X2 gives MADECLHSLQLELEAVGKQIRDLEQKQAQLRERRAALESSRADAHKSGVSIQRAVNSLTTSTPCVSLRRPGAPRTRSSQMSFTVTPGHHGPWVHPQRRTRAGSRATTSPPPAFEISIQNRFAPLRETGRDAVIIGDSIVRHIPAILKDGESPRAVVLHAGVNDTTLRQTETLKRDFRSLIETVRSTTPAATIVVSGPLPTYRRGHERFSRLFALNEWLLSWCKEQKLLFVNNWNLFWERPRLFRADGLHPSKIGVELLSDNISRTLRSM, from the exons atggcggatgaatgtctccactctttgcagctcgagctcgaggccgtggggaagcagattcgcgacctggaacagaagcaggcccagctgagagagcggagagccgcgctggaatcatcccgggcggacgctcacaagtccggggtaagtatacagcgtgctgttaacagtctcaccacgtctactccgtgtgtttctctgcgcaggcccggtgcacccaggacgcgatcttcccagatgtccttcactgtgacgccgggacaccacggaccctgggtgcatccacagcggaggacgcgagctgggtcccgggcgacgacttctccccctcctgccttcgagatctccatccagaaccgctttgctcccctccgcgagacaggacgtgacgctgtgatcatcggagactccatcgtccgacac atacccgcgatcctgaaggacggcgagagccccagagcggtcgtgcttcatgccggggttaacgacaccacgctgcggcagacggagacgctgaagagggacttcaggagcctgatcgagacggttcgcagcacgacgcccgcggcgacgatcgtcgtgtcaggaccactgcccacgtatcgacgaggacacgaaaggttcagtagactttttgctttaaatgaatggttgttgtcatggtgtaaagaacagaaactgctatttgttaataactggaatcttttctgggagcgtcctagactgtttcgcgctgatggattacaccccagcaaaattggagtggagcttctctctgacaacatctccaggacacttcgctccatgtga
- the LOC127946282 gene encoding uncharacterized protein LOC127946282 isoform X3, translating to MSFTVTPGHHGPWVHPQRRTRAGSRATTSPPPAFEISIQNRFAPLRETGRDAVIIGDSIVRHVSATLAEGKVHTHCLPGARVLDVSAQIPAILKDGESPRAVVLHAGVNDTTLRQTETLKRDFRSLIETVRSTTPAATIVVSGPLPTYRRGHERFSRLFALNEWLLSWCKEQKLLFVNNWNLFWERPRLFRADGLHPSKIGVELLSDNISRTLRSM from the coding sequence atgtccttcactgtgacgccgggacaccacggaccctgggtgcatccacagcggaggacgcgagctgggtcccgggcgacgacttctccccctcctgccttcgagatctccatccagaaccgctttgctcccctccgcgagacaggacgtgacgctgtgatcatcggagactccatcgtccgacacgtaagtgctacgttagccgaaggaaaagtgcacactcattgtttgcctggtgctcgtgttctcgatgtttctgcgcagatacccgcgatcctgaaggacggcgagagccccagagcggtcgtgcttcatgccggggttaacgacaccacgctgcggcagacggagacgctgaagagggacttcaggagcctgatcgagacggttcgcagcacgacgcccgcggcgacgatcgtcgtgtcaggaccactgcccacgtatcgacgaggacacgaaaggttcagtagactttttgctttaaatgaatggttgttgtcatggtgtaaagaacagaaactgctatttgttaataactggaatcttttctgggagcgtcctagactgtttcgcgctgatggattacaccccagcaaaattggagtggagcttctctctgacaacatctccaggacacttcgctccatgtga
- the LOC127946282 gene encoding uncharacterized protein LOC127946282 isoform X1, giving the protein MADECLHSLQLELEAVGKQIRDLEQKQAQLRERRAALESSRADAHKSGVSIQRAVNSLTTSTPCVSLRRPGAPRTRSSQMSFTVTPGHHGPWVHPQRRTRAGSRATTSPPPAFEISIQNRFAPLRETGRDAVIIGDSIVRHVSATLAEGKVHTHCLPGARVLDVSAQIPAILKDGESPRAVVLHAGVNDTTLRQTETLKRDFRSLIETVRSTTPAATIVVSGPLPTYRRGHERFSRLFALNEWLLSWCKEQKLLFVNNWNLFWERPRLFRADGLHPSKIGVELLSDNISRTLRSM; this is encoded by the coding sequence atggcggatgaatgtctccactctttgcagctcgagctcgaggccgtggggaagcagattcgcgacctggaacagaagcaggcccagctgagagagcggagagccgcgctggaatcatcccgggcggacgctcacaagtccggggtaagtatacagcgtgctgttaacagtctcaccacgtctactccgtgtgtttctctgcgcaggcccggtgcacccaggacgcgatcttcccagatgtccttcactgtgacgccgggacaccacggaccctgggtgcatccacagcggaggacgcgagctgggtcccgggcgacgacttctccccctcctgccttcgagatctccatccagaaccgctttgctcccctccgcgagacaggacgtgacgctgtgatcatcggagactccatcgtccgacacgtaagtgctacgttagccgaaggaaaagtgcacactcattgtttgcctggtgctcgtgttctcgatgtttctgcgcagatacccgcgatcctgaaggacggcgagagccccagagcggtcgtgcttcatgccggggttaacgacaccacgctgcggcagacggagacgctgaagagggacttcaggagcctgatcgagacggttcgcagcacgacgcccgcggcgacgatcgtcgtgtcaggaccactgcccacgtatcgacgaggacacgaaaggttcagtagactttttgctttaaatgaatggttgttgtcatggtgtaaagaacagaaactgctatttgttaataactggaatcttttctgggagcgtcctagactgtttcgcgctgatggattacaccccagcaaaattggagtggagcttctctctgacaacatctccaggacacttcgctccatgtga